One stretch of Oryzias latipes chromosome 7, ASM223467v1 DNA includes these proteins:
- the tcf15 gene encoding transcription factor 15, whose product MTFAMLRPMATHLIYSDFTVTSEDDENRSESDGSSEQSYCGSSEKRRRASRKLEGDTAVVIKQRSAANARERGRTQSVNTAFTALRTLIPTEPVDRKLSKIETLRLASSYISHLANVLLTGDGCADGQPCLGGHAQGESGGRQPRTICTFCLSNQRKGIKDGKDCLKMRGLAQLRMRR is encoded by the exons ATGACTTTTGCCATGCTGCGGCCCATGGCGACGCACTTGATCTATTCGGACTTCACAGTGACCTCCGAGGACGACGAGAACCGCAGCGAGAGCGACGGCAGCTCGGAGCAGAGTTACTGCGGATCCTCAGAGAAACGGCGACGCGCGTCGCGCAAGCTGGAGGGCGACACGGCGGTGGTGATAAAGCAGAGGAGCGCAGCCAACGCGCGGGAGAGAGGCCGGACCCAGAGCGTCAACACCGCCTTCACTGCCCTGCGGACTCTCATCCCGACTGAGCCTGTGGACAGAAAGCTTTCCAAGATCGAAACCCTCCGACTGGCTTCCAGCTACATTTCCCACCTCGCCAACGTGCTTCTCACCGGGGACGGCTGCGCCGACGGACAGCCGTGCCTCGGCGGCCACGCGCAGGGGGAGAGCGGGGGGAGGCAACCGCGGACCATCTGCACCTTCTGCTTAAGCAACCAGAGAAAAGGG ATCAAAGATGGAAAAGACTGCTTGAAAATGCGAGGGCTGGCTCAGCTAAGAATGAGGCGCTGA
- the LOC101172979 gene encoding uncharacterized protein LOC101172979, with translation MPEVTLLICLCQLLLVRYAALIPQVDADCNGNVTLPCPAVNQENMDFLALAWYKEDSNGKRHGIIRKSDDGVMAFENGRTASFGTMHSLLLNWVNASDEGTYLCAMSANVGGQNKDARVELTVRVCRTEVQLTTVNYVTSSRANQTSQVCNEVHIPQTWSLLGFGAVAAVKILLSIITIKVIRSRCLKRRRS, from the exons ATGCCTGAGGTGACACTGCTCATCTGC CTCTGTCAGCTGCTGCTAGTGCGTTACGCAGCCCTGATTCCTCAGGTTGATGCAGATTGCAACGGAAATGTGACCCTGCCATGTCCTGCTGTCAACCAGGAGAACATGGACTTCCTGGCACTGGCTTGGTATAAG GAGGATTCCAATGGCAAAAGACATGGTATTATCAGGAAAAGCGACGATGGAGTGATGGCTTTCGAGAATGGTCGGACCGCCAGCTTTGGAACGATGCACTCCCTGCTGCTCAACTGGGTCAATGCGTCTGATGAGGGGACATATTTGTGTGCCATGAGCGCAAATGTCGGGGGCCAAAACAAGGATGCAAGAGTAGAACTCACAGTTCGCG TGTGTAGGACTGAAGTGCAATTGACAACAGTGAACTATGTTACCTCCTCGAGAGCAAACCAGACAAGCCAGGTCTGCAATGAAGTGCACATTCCACAAACATGGAGTTTGCTGGGCTTTGGAGCAGTGGCTGCAGTCAAAATCCTTCTATCTATAATCACTATTAAG GTGATCCGTTCCAGGTGCTTAAAACGACGACGAAGCTAG